One Ananas comosus cultivar F153 linkage group 23, ASM154086v1, whole genome shotgun sequence genomic window carries:
- the LOC109727848 gene encoding protein MAIN-LIKE 1-like, which yields MADLEEAGPVDESVLTEQHLHRSSFITTEGYRGVQFVEHGRKLNQWDMDHPAVLDLLRQSGFYGISRLRRLQLDQSLLGALVERWRRETQTFHFRHGEMTITLQDVAVISGLRVDGAPVTGTTQHPWIEICQELLGVVPDGIRAGQIRLDWIYQHFHHIHLDAPAGLVAATARAYMLYQIGCSLFPNPTGYRVHLKWLPLLADFDACGGLAWGSAALAYLYRALGTASLKDKVECCCFATLVQIWAWDHLHVGRPTGVGAIADMADCPLGCRWTNAGGLRFGANVRTTDIEFYRDELDQQRETQITWRPYTDAVLEVLPAFCVQGSEVWRSRTTLICFHIVELHVPDRVLRQFGLLQHIPIHVETIRRFTSQGRPDEHWGHFHAAHIERWGQRLQSIIDQHLIVGDDPVQATSIYMEWYWQITRRWISRPVQRPPLTYQPRGQTERALVDAIRQTQYSIRSLVHDRPSYEAMIDVLTGIDIDLDSVLEYIPTIPVATDIRGRDFGHASTSGHHHRQTPTSAGSPSPSDVADIPAAPERFPTRPLDLDLLLPPPVSRDHFTFVYSRRHAASSSQARPTSRPATIEETQAIPEHREGVMIADLDAMADIEAIDDIPIADLVVEGGRRRGRGRARGRGRGRRGRGRSRG from the exons ATGGCAGATCTAGAGGAGGCGGGACCGGTTGATGAGTCCGTCCTGACAGAGCAGCATCTACATAGGTCTTCATTTATCACGACTGAG GGATATCGCGGCGTTCAGTTCGTAGAGCATGGCCGCAAATTGAACCAGTGGGATATGGATCATCCAGCGGTGCTAGATTTGCTACGACAGTCAGGATTCTACGGTATTTCTCGACTTAGGCGTCTGCAGCTCGATCAGTCTCTATTGGGAGCTCTGGTCGAGAGATGGCGACGGGAGACCCAGACCTTCCACTTCCGCCACGGTGAGATGACGATTACACTTCAGGATGTGGCGGTTATTTCAGGTCTTCGTGTCGATGGAGCGCCTGTCACGGGGACTACACAGCATCCGTGGATAGAGATTTGTCAGGAGCTTTTAGGGGTTGTGCCGGATGGCATCCGAGCTGGTCAGATTCGCTTAGATTGGATATACCAGCACTTCCATCATATACATTTGGATGCTCCGGCTGGATTAGTTGCAGCCACAGCCCGTGCATATATGTTATATCAGATTGGCTGTAGTCTGTTTCCAAACCCCACCGGATATAGAGTTCATCTTAAGTGGCTACCACTTTTGGCGGATTTTGACGCATGTGGTGGTTTAGCCTGGGGGTCGGCAGCATTGGCCTACCTTTATCGCGCATTGGGAACGGCGTCATTAAAGGACAAGGTCGAATGCTGTTGTTTCGCGACATTAGTACag atttgggcATGGGACCATCTTCATGTCGGCCGACCTACTGGCGTTGGAGCTATTGCCGACATGGCTGATTGCCCTTTGGGTTGCCg GTGGACGAATGCCGGCGGTTTACGTTTTGGGGCCAACGTTAGGACGACTGATATAGAGTTCTATAGAGATGAGCTAGATCAGCAGCGAGAGACACAG ATTACATGGCGGCCGTACACAGATGCTGTATTAGAGGTGCTACCAGCATTCTGTGTACAGGGCAGTGAGGTATGGCGATCGCGGACCACGCTGATTTGTTTTCATATCGTCGAGCTTCACGTGCCCGATCGAGTCCTTCGGCAGTTTGGTCTCCTGCAGCATATACCTATTCATGTGGAGACCATCCGTCGCTTTACATCTCAGGGGCGGCCAGATGAGCATTGGGGCCACTTTCATGCTGCACACATCGAGAGATGGGGACAGCGATTACAGTCTATTATTGACCAGCATCTGATTGTCGGTGATGATCCAGTACAGGCGACCTCGATTTATATGGAGTGGTACTGGCAGATCACGAGACGATGGATTTCTCGTCCAGTACAGCGTCCACCATTGACTTACCAGCCTCGTGGCCAGACCGAGAGAGCTTTG GTGGACGCTATACGACAGACACAGTATAGCATCAGGAGCCTAGTTCATGATCGACCTTCTTATGAGGCGATGATTGATGTATTGACGGGTATCGATATTGATCTTGATAGTGTACTGGAGTACATTCCTACTATACCTGTCGCCACTGATATCAGAGGTCGAGATTTTGGACATGCATCGACATCGGGTCATCACCACCGTCAGACACCGACATCTGCTGGATCTCCATCTCCTAGTGATGTTGCTGATATACCCGCCGCCCCTGAGAGATTTCCTACTAGGCCATTGGACTTGGACTTGCTTTTGCCGCCGCCAGTCTCTAGAGATCACTTTACATTCGTCTATTCTCGACGTCATGCCGCGTCTTCATCACAAGCCCGCCCAACATCTAGACCAGCCACTATCGAGGAGACTCAGGCGATACCGGAGCATCGCGAGGGCGTTATGATTGCGGATCTCGATGCGATGGCCGATATCGAGGCAATTGATGACATACCTATTGCTGATCTCGTTGTAGAGGGTGGCCGTAGACGTGGACGTGGCCGTGCACGAggacgtggccgaggacgtcgagggagaggacgatCGAGAGGCTGA